The Neorhizobium sp. NCHU2750 genome contains the following window.
TTCGCCGAAGGACTTGGCCACCTGGGCACCAGCCGCCTCGGACAGAAGCCCGGCCATGGCGGACATCGAGGTGATCGCCGGCGCGGAAACCGGAGCAGAAGAGAGATCTGCGGAAACGGTCGGCTCAGCGACAGGCTCGGGAGATACGACGGCAGGCACAGGCGCGGAGACCGGCTCCTCTGCCGTCATCTCGACGGCAGCTGCCGGTTCCGTTGCGACAGACACCGGCTCTGGCAAGACCGCAGGCACGCTCTGCAGCGGTTCAACCAGCGCGGGGCGCAGCTCCGGCATGGGCAGCGAAACGATGGAAGCGGAGGTTTCGCGGAAAGGCGTCGGCTTTGCGAAATCCACCTCGGCAGCGCTTGGCTGCAACGGGGGTAGCCCGGCGTCCTCGTCGCGTGTCGTCGATCGTGAGGTCGCCATGTCCTGGTGTCGTGCAGAAGCGGCGCGAACGCGGGCCGCAACATCGGCAAGCGACATCGACTTCTCCGCGGGTGCGGAAACCACGGCAGTGGCAGCGACAGGCTCCGGCGCGCGCGGCAGGCCGGGATCATTGGCCACCATATCCGGTACGAAGGAGCCCTCGTCGAAATCCTCGATCTCGTCGTCGGCATAGGAGGATGACGCGTCGTGAAGCGCAGCCGCATCCGATGTCGGATCGTTGCTTTCGATGATCCTGCGGATCGATGCCAGGATCTCCTCCATGGAGGGTTCACGCGCTACATTTGGCTGAGCCATTTCGTCCTCGTAATTGGCGAGTGCCTCTGGCCCGATGATCAGGGCCGAACTCGCTTTACTGTAGGCGCTTGGCCGTCAGACACAATGAGACGCAAAGCGCGAGATGCGGCGATACACAGATTTTGCGCGCATCTGAGTCTCTCCCGCCACAGGCGA
Protein-coding sequences here:
- a CDS encoding DUF2497 domain-containing protein, with the translated sequence MAQPNVAREPSMEEILASIRRIIESNDPTSDAAALHDASSSYADDEIEDFDEGSFVPDMVANDPGLPRAPEPVAATAVVSAPAEKSMSLADVAARVRAASARHQDMATSRSTTRDEDAGLPPLQPSAAEVDFAKPTPFRETSASIVSLPMPELRPALVEPLQSVPAVLPEPVSVATEPAAAVEMTAEEPVSAPVPAVVSPEPVAEPTVSADLSSAPVSAPAITSMSAMAGLLSEAAGAQVAKSFGELAEVFDGLERRSVEDMAQEMLRPMLQEWLDDNLPTLVERLVREEIERVARGPRR